Proteins encoded together in one Marinithermus hydrothermalis DSM 14884 window:
- a CDS encoding NAD-dependent malic enzyme: MPRISRYYDVKRDAQGNRYLEVYISGVLLQRLPLLNKGTAFTKEERELLDLEGLLPPHIATLEEQKERVYRRYRMQVSNLEKHIYLRSLQDRNEVLFYALLEEHLEEMLPIIYTPTVGEAVRAFSHIYRLPRGLAVSTENIDSVEAVLANVPFDDVRLVVATDSSAILGIGDQGFGGMAIAIGKLSIYTVAGGVAPDKTLPVELDVGTDREDHLNDPLYLGVRHKRLRGEAYYRFMDRFVAALRERYPRVIVQWEDLAKDTAFAVLERYRKVVPSFNDDIQGTGAVALAGVLAACRLKGERLQDQTIVVYGAGAGGIGVAWALREGLKREGLSEAEARRRVYVLDSRGLLLEGRAMEAYKRPYAHDPSWLQGWSYAGEAPGLLEVIRNAGATVLLGLSGQAASFNEPVVRAMLANTDRPVIFPLSNPTSAAEALPEDLIRWSEGRAIVATGSPFPPVAYGGRTYAIGQGNNAFIFPGLGFGAVLAHVREITDEMVLAAAYALARFLTPAHLEAGLVYPYIRELREASIKVAAAAIQQALQDGVAEALDLEGRSLEDLEAYVRERFWYPRYLPYVRGVPEKSLQEKR, translated from the coding sequence ATGCCCCGCATCAGCCGCTACTACGATGTCAAGCGAGACGCCCAAGGCAACCGCTACCTCGAGGTCTACATCTCCGGCGTGCTCCTCCAGCGCCTCCCCCTCCTCAACAAGGGGACCGCCTTCACCAAGGAGGAACGCGAGCTTCTCGACCTCGAGGGCCTCCTGCCCCCTCACATCGCTACCCTCGAGGAGCAGAAGGAGCGCGTCTATCGGCGCTACCGCATGCAGGTGTCGAACCTGGAGAAGCACATCTACCTGCGGAGCTTGCAGGACCGCAACGAGGTGCTCTTTTACGCCTTGTTGGAGGAGCACCTCGAGGAGATGCTGCCCATCATCTACACTCCGACGGTGGGGGAGGCGGTCCGGGCGTTCAGCCACATCTACCGGCTGCCCCGGGGGCTCGCGGTCTCCACGGAGAACATCGATTCGGTCGAGGCGGTGCTGGCCAACGTGCCGTTCGACGACGTGCGGCTGGTGGTGGCGACCGACTCCTCCGCGATCCTGGGGATCGGGGACCAGGGGTTCGGCGGGATGGCCATCGCGATCGGGAAGCTCTCGATCTACACGGTGGCGGGCGGGGTTGCGCCGGACAAGACGCTCCCGGTGGAGCTCGACGTGGGCACCGATCGCGAGGACCACTTGAACGACCCCTTGTACCTGGGGGTGCGGCACAAGCGCCTCCGGGGCGAGGCGTACTACCGCTTCATGGACCGGTTCGTCGCGGCGCTTCGGGAACGGTACCCCCGGGTGATCGTGCAGTGGGAGGACCTCGCTAAGGACACGGCCTTCGCGGTCCTCGAGCGCTACCGGAAGGTGGTTCCCTCCTTCAATGACGACATCCAAGGCACGGGGGCGGTCGCGCTGGCGGGCGTGCTCGCGGCCTGCCGCTTGAAGGGGGAGCGCCTTCAGGACCAGACGATCGTAGTCTACGGCGCGGGCGCGGGCGGGATCGGGGTGGCCTGGGCGCTTCGCGAGGGGTTGAAGCGCGAGGGGCTCAGCGAGGCGGAGGCGCGCCGGCGGGTGTACGTGCTGGACTCCCGGGGGCTGTTGCTCGAGGGGCGCGCGATGGAGGCGTATAAGCGGCCGTACGCTCACGATCCGAGCTGGCTCCAGGGCTGGTCGTACGCCGGGGAGGCGCCGGGGCTTTTGGAGGTCATCCGGAACGCCGGCGCGACCGTGCTTTTGGGGCTTTCCGGCCAGGCCGCGAGCTTCAACGAGCCGGTGGTGCGCGCGATGCTGGCGAACACCGACCGGCCGGTGATCTTCCCGCTCTCCAATCCCACCAGCGCGGCCGAGGCCCTGCCCGAGGACCTGATCCGCTGGAGTGAGGGGCGGGCGATCGTGGCGACTGGGAGCCCCTTCCCTCCGGTAGCGTACGGGGGGCGGACCTACGCCATCGGCCAGGGCAACAACGCCTTTATCTTCCCGGGGCTGGGCTTTGGCGCGGTCCTTGCGCACGTCCGGGAGATCACGGACGAGATGGTTCTGGCCGCGGCCTACGCCCTCGCGCGCTTTTTGACTCCCGCGCACCTGGAGGCGGGCCTGGTCTACCCCTACATCCGCGAGCTGCGCGAGGCCAGCATCAAGGTCGCGGCCGCGGCGATCCAGCAGGCCCTTCAAGACGGGGTGGCCGAGGCCCTGGACCTGGAGGGCCGGAGCCTGGAGGACCTCGAGGCCTACGTGCGGGAGCGGTTCTGGTATCCTCGTTACCTGCCCTACGTTCGGGGGGTGCCTGAGAAGAGCTTGCAAGAAAAACGCTAA
- the mdh gene encoding malate dehydrogenase — protein sequence MALSGRPKVSIIGAGNVGATLAMRIAEAGLADVVMVDIVEGMPQGKALDLSEARPVVLNDVTIVGTNNYAEIAGSDIVVTTSGVPRKPGMSRDDLIETNGKIARQVAENIKKYAPEAIIIQVANPLDAITYVIAEVTQAPKHKIMGMAGVLDSARYRYFIAEELGVSVEDVQGFVLGGHGDTMVPLPRFTTVGGVPLPEVLPKERIDAIVERTRNGGAEIVNLLKTGSAYYAPSASTFEMVEAILLDRKRILPVAAYLNGEYGIRGLFVGVLAVLGKNGVEKIWEVPLNEAELAELQRSAAHVQELVDKVNELKILG from the coding sequence ATGGCGTTGAGTGGTCGTCCAAAGGTAAGCATTATCGGTGCGGGTAACGTAGGGGCTACGCTCGCGATGCGCATCGCCGAGGCGGGACTCGCCGACGTGGTGATGGTGGACATCGTGGAGGGGATGCCCCAGGGGAAGGCCCTGGACCTATCCGAAGCCCGGCCCGTGGTGCTGAACGACGTGACGATCGTCGGTACGAACAACTACGCGGAGATCGCGGGGTCGGATATCGTGGTGACGACCTCCGGCGTGCCGCGCAAGCCGGGGATGAGCCGCGATGACCTGATCGAGACGAACGGCAAGATCGCGCGTCAGGTGGCGGAGAACATCAAGAAGTACGCGCCTGAGGCGATCATCATTCAGGTGGCCAACCCCCTCGACGCCATCACCTACGTGATCGCCGAGGTCACCCAGGCCCCGAAGCACAAGATCATGGGCATGGCCGGGGTGCTGGACTCGGCGCGGTACCGGTACTTCATCGCGGAAGAGCTCGGGGTCTCGGTGGAAGACGTGCAGGGGTTCGTGCTGGGCGGGCACGGCGACACCATGGTGCCGCTGCCCCGCTTCACCACCGTCGGCGGGGTGCCGCTGCCGGAGGTGCTGCCCAAGGAGCGCATCGACGCGATCGTGGAGCGTACGCGCAACGGCGGCGCGGAGATCGTGAACCTCCTCAAGACCGGTTCGGCTTACTACGCGCCCTCGGCGTCCACCTTTGAGATGGTGGAGGCGATCCTGCTGGACCGCAAGCGCATCCTGCCGGTCGCGGCGTACCTGAACGGGGAGTACGGGATCCGGGGGCTCTTCGTCGGCGTGCTCGCGGTGCTCGGCAAGAACGGCGTAGAGAAGATCTGGGAGGTGCCGCTCAACGAGGCCGAGCTCGCCGAGCTGCAGCGGAGCGCGGCGCACGTCCAGGAGCTCGTGGACAAGGTGAACGAGCTGAAGATCTTGGGTTAA
- a CDS encoding PucR family transcriptional regulator produces MHFGTLAQALGLELLLDTPTPVAWVDAGVEARPELPRGTVWLARRVPDGLVAHLARVGAAGLWCGQEASEAVLAACRSHGLGLALLPPWLSPETVLAEARERVAEAEGPSALALAGMLEVLLARMERERAVIETLYRWLGLPIALVSSWGQVLAWAGEVPRAHPRIPGGGPDYLALPAGEGLLVAYGHRAELERARSVLELAARLLKVRALEERVARAEEEGLRGTLLDDLLVGEADPERALAFGFDPLVPYVLALVEPPPIPGRHRLAEARRREALLHLRREAVAYLERLGVAYLVTGRGGRAVILWQTHATEREVQALISALGEAVRVGYSAPRFDLAEVPQAYREALIALKTARPGQYADFTRLDPVAWVLLQQSPEDLRALAERFLPLEGKLLRTLEVYLAHEGDLTRAAAELHVHPNTLRYRLGRIEAVLGGSLRAPEVLAQVYLALRARGLLEEG; encoded by the coding sequence ATGCACTTCGGTACCCTTGCACAGGCCCTGGGTTTGGAGCTGCTGTTGGACACCCCCACCCCCGTCGCCTGGGTGGACGCCGGGGTCGAGGCCCGGCCGGAGCTTCCCCGAGGCACGGTCTGGCTGGCCCGGCGCGTGCCGGACGGGCTGGTGGCGCACCTCGCCCGTGTAGGCGCGGCGGGGTTGTGGTGCGGGCAGGAGGCTTCGGAGGCGGTGCTGGCGGCTTGCCGGAGCCATGGGTTGGGCCTTGCGCTCCTGCCTCCTTGGCTCAGCCCCGAGACCGTGCTTGCGGAGGCGCGGGAGCGCGTGGCGGAGGCCGAGGGGCCTTCCGCCCTGGCGTTGGCTGGGATGCTCGAGGTCCTGCTCGCGCGGATGGAGCGGGAACGCGCGGTGATTGAGACGCTGTACCGTTGGTTGGGGTTGCCGATCGCCCTGGTGAGTTCCTGGGGGCAGGTGCTGGCCTGGGCGGGGGAGGTGCCGCGCGCCCACCCCCGGATTCCCGGCGGCGGGCCGGACTACCTCGCCCTGCCCGCCGGGGAGGGGTTGCTCGTGGCTTACGGGCACCGCGCGGAGCTTGAACGCGCTCGGAGCGTGCTGGAGCTCGCCGCGAGGCTGTTGAAGGTGCGGGCTTTGGAGGAGCGTGTGGCGCGCGCGGAGGAGGAGGGGCTGAGAGGAACGCTTTTGGACGACCTTTTGGTGGGGGAGGCGGATCCGGAGCGGGCGCTCGCGTTTGGGTTCGATCCCCTGGTGCCGTACGTGCTCGCTTTGGTGGAGCCGCCCCCGATTCCCGGGCGGCACCGGCTTGCGGAGGCCCGCCGGCGCGAGGCGCTCTTGCACTTGCGGCGCGAGGCCGTGGCGTATTTGGAGCGGCTTGGGGTGGCCTACCTCGTGACGGGCCGCGGCGGGCGGGCGGTGATCCTGTGGCAGACCCACGCGACCGAGCGCGAGGTGCAGGCCTTGATCAGCGCGCTGGGGGAGGCGGTGCGCGTGGGGTACTCCGCGCCGCGGTTTGATCTGGCGGAGGTGCCCCAGGCGTACCGCGAGGCGTTGATCGCGTTGAAGACCGCGCGGCCCGGGCAGTACGCGGATTTCACGCGGCTGGATCCGGTGGCCTGGGTGTTGCTGCAGCAGTCACCGGAGGACCTGCGGGCCTTGGCCGAGCGGTTCTTGCCGTTGGAGGGGAAGCTGTTGCGGACCCTCGAGGTCTACCTGGCCCACGAGGGGGATTTAACTCGGGCGGCAGCGGAGTTGCACGTGCACCCGAACACCTTGCGCTACCGGCTGGGTCGGATCGAGGCGGTATTGGGAGGGTCGTTGCGGGCGCCGGAGGTGCTGGCGCAGGTGTATTTGGCGTTGCGGGCGCGGGGGTTGCTGGAGGAGGGGTAA
- the hpaI gene encoding 2,4-dihydroxyhept-2-ene-1,7-dioic acid aldolase: MDLKGSIVPLVTPFKNGAIDEAALERLVERQIEAGSHGISVGGTTGEPGTLTLEERKYLIELAVRFAKGRVPVLAGTGSLRLDETLELTAFAHKVGAAGALLITPYYIKPNQDGLYRFFGAVAARVPELPIVLYNIPGRTGVQIEVATVSRLRKDFKNIVGLKHSSRDVEYVSTLLRTVGRDFKVFCGLEALTLPMMAVGGVGTIAATGNWLPREVAQLCQHALEGRYQKAQELHYFLLEANEAVFWDTNPIPLKTVLGWMGLIEPEWREPLGPTTPEIQARLRKMAEGYGLIPAPKEQA, encoded by the coding sequence GTGGACCTGAAGGGATCCATCGTACCGTTGGTTACCCCGTTCAAAAACGGCGCCATTGACGAGGCCGCCCTCGAACGCCTCGTCGAACGCCAGATCGAGGCCGGTTCCCACGGCATCAGCGTCGGCGGCACCACCGGCGAGCCCGGAACCCTGACCCTCGAGGAACGCAAGTACCTGATCGAACTCGCGGTGCGTTTCGCCAAGGGACGGGTCCCCGTCCTCGCCGGCACCGGATCACTCCGCCTCGACGAAACCCTCGAGCTCACCGCGTTCGCCCACAAGGTCGGGGCCGCAGGCGCCCTCTTGATCACGCCCTACTACATCAAGCCGAACCAGGACGGCCTGTACCGCTTCTTCGGCGCCGTAGCCGCGCGCGTTCCGGAACTGCCCATCGTGCTCTACAACATCCCTGGCCGCACGGGCGTCCAAATCGAGGTCGCCACGGTGTCCCGGCTGCGCAAGGACTTCAAGAACATCGTGGGCCTCAAGCACTCCAGCCGCGACGTGGAGTACGTCTCCACCCTGCTCCGCACCGTTGGCCGTGACTTCAAGGTGTTCTGCGGCCTCGAGGCCCTCACCCTCCCCATGATGGCCGTGGGCGGCGTGGGCACCATCGCCGCTACCGGGAACTGGCTGCCCCGCGAGGTGGCCCAGCTCTGCCAGCACGCCCTCGAGGGCCGGTACCAAAAGGCCCAGGAGCTCCACTACTTCCTCCTCGAGGCCAACGAGGCCGTCTTCTGGGACACGAACCCCATCCCTCTCAAGACCGTCCTCGGCTGGATGGGCCTGATCGAGCCGGAGTGGCGCGAACCCCTCGGCCCCACCACGCCCGAGATCCAGGCGCGCCTCCGGAAGATGGCCGAGGGCTACGGCCTCATCCCCGCCCCGAAGGAGCAGGCATGA
- a CDS encoding fumarylacetoacetate hydrolase family protein, protein MKTARFIAKGRLHEGQLKDGWLYDEAGEAHHPDAVQFLLPVEPQKVIGLALNYADHAAELELERPPEPALFWKPNTALLPHRGTVIYPKGARYMHYEVELAVVIGRNARKVKAKDAMDYVGGYTIANDIVVRDYVKNYFRPPIRGKGWDTFGPLGPYLVSADEVPDPHNLNMRAYVNGELRQEGNTRDMIFKIPEIIEYISRFMTLEQGDVILTGTPKGISHVHPGDVMRLEIDGLEALENPIEEERE, encoded by the coding sequence ATGAAGACGGCCCGGTTCATCGCCAAAGGACGCCTCCACGAAGGGCAGCTCAAGGACGGTTGGCTCTACGACGAGGCCGGAGAGGCCCACCACCCCGACGCGGTGCAGTTCCTGCTGCCCGTAGAGCCCCAAAAGGTGATCGGCCTCGCCCTGAACTACGCCGACCACGCCGCCGAGCTCGAGCTCGAGCGCCCCCCGGAACCGGCCCTGTTCTGGAAGCCGAACACCGCGCTGCTGCCCCACCGGGGCACGGTCATCTACCCCAAAGGGGCTCGGTACATGCACTACGAGGTGGAGCTCGCGGTGGTGATCGGCCGCAACGCCCGGAAGGTCAAGGCCAAGGACGCGATGGACTACGTGGGGGGGTACACCATCGCGAACGATATCGTGGTGCGCGACTACGTGAAGAACTACTTCCGCCCCCCCATCCGCGGCAAGGGGTGGGACACCTTCGGCCCGCTCGGCCCGTACCTGGTCTCCGCGGACGAGGTGCCGGACCCGCACAACCTGAACATGCGGGCCTACGTGAACGGCGAGCTGCGCCAGGAAGGCAACACCCGCGACATGATCTTCAAGATCCCCGAGATCATCGAGTACATCAGCCGCTTCATGACCCTTGAGCAGGGGGACGTGATCCTCACCGGCACCCCCAAGGGGATCAGTCACGTCCATCCCGGGGACGTGATGCGCCTCGAGATCGACGGGCTCGAGGCGCTCGAGAACCCCATCGAGGAGGAACGGGAATGA
- the hpaE gene encoding 5-carboxymethyl-2-hydroxymuconate semialdehyde dehydrogenase produces MRRAFDPAFIESVRERIAKTTVPHFIGNAFVPGARGETFETLDPATNRVLGRVYRGHAEDVAKAVQAARAAFEGPWGRTKAKERKRYLLKIAELLEKHADELAVIECLDAGQVLKIVRKQVARAAENFSFYAEYAERAMDGHTYPVDQDWVNYTVRVPVGVTGIITPWNAPLMLSTWRIAPALAAGNTVVLKPAEWSPLTAWKLAEIIQEADLPPGVFNVVQGFGEEAGAPLVAHPDVPLICLTGETTTGQIVMRNGADHLKRLSLELGGKSPAIIFEDADLERALDATVFQIYSFNGERCTANSRALIQESIFEAFVARLAERAQNIRVGHPLDPETEVGPLIHPEHLERVLGYIQIGQEEGARLVAGGQRLGTEGNYVAPTLFVGENHMRIAQEEIFGPVLVAIPFKDEADALKKANDTKYGLAAYVWTRDVTRAHRVALRLEAGMTWINSHNVRHLPTPFGGMKFSGTHREGGQYALEFYTEIKNIAVPLGEHPIPKFGKKEA; encoded by the coding sequence ATGAGGCGAGCCTTTGATCCGGCCTTCATCGAGTCGGTGCGCGAGCGCATCGCGAAGACCACGGTGCCGCACTTCATCGGGAACGCCTTCGTACCCGGCGCGCGCGGCGAGACCTTCGAGACCCTGGACCCGGCCACGAACCGGGTGCTGGGGCGCGTCTACCGCGGGCACGCGGAGGACGTCGCCAAGGCCGTGCAGGCCGCCCGCGCGGCGTTCGAGGGCCCGTGGGGGCGCACCAAGGCCAAGGAGCGCAAGCGCTACCTCCTCAAGATCGCCGAGCTTTTAGAGAAGCACGCGGACGAGCTCGCGGTGATCGAGTGCCTCGACGCCGGTCAGGTGCTCAAGATCGTGCGCAAACAGGTCGCGCGCGCGGCGGAGAACTTCAGCTTCTACGCGGAGTACGCCGAGCGCGCCATGGACGGGCACACCTACCCTGTGGACCAGGACTGGGTCAACTACACCGTCCGCGTGCCCGTGGGCGTCACCGGGATCATCACCCCCTGGAACGCCCCCCTGATGCTCTCCACCTGGCGGATCGCGCCCGCACTCGCCGCCGGGAACACCGTGGTCCTCAAACCCGCGGAATGGTCCCCCCTCACGGCCTGGAAGCTCGCGGAGATCATCCAGGAGGCCGACCTGCCCCCCGGCGTGTTCAACGTGGTCCAGGGGTTCGGGGAGGAGGCCGGCGCGCCCCTCGTCGCGCACCCCGACGTGCCCCTCATCTGCCTCACCGGCGAGACCACGACCGGCCAGATCGTGATGCGCAACGGGGCCGACCACCTCAAGCGCCTCTCCCTCGAGCTCGGCGGCAAAAGCCCCGCGATCATCTTCGAGGACGCGGACCTCGAGCGCGCCCTGGACGCCACCGTCTTCCAGATCTACTCCTTCAACGGCGAGCGCTGCACGGCCAACTCCCGCGCCCTCATCCAAGAGTCCATCTTCGAAGCCTTCGTCGCACGACTCGCGGAACGCGCCCAAAACATCCGGGTGGGCCACCCCCTCGACCCCGAGACCGAGGTCGGCCCCCTGATCCACCCCGAGCACCTCGAGCGCGTCCTGGGCTACATCCAGATCGGCCAGGAAGAGGGGGCGCGGCTCGTGGCGGGCGGCCAGCGCCTCGGCACGGAGGGGAACTACGTCGCCCCCACCCTGTTCGTGGGGGAAAACCACATGCGGATCGCGCAGGAGGAGATCTTCGGGCCCGTACTCGTCGCCATCCCCTTCAAAGACGAAGCCGACGCCCTAAAGAAAGCCAACGACACAAAGTACGGCCTGGCCGCCTACGTCTGGACCCGGGACGTGACCCGCGCGCACCGCGTGGCCCTCCGGCTCGAGGCCGGCATGACCTGGATCAACAGCCACAACGTGCGGCACCTGCCCACGCCCTTCGGCGGCATGAAGTTCTCCGGCACGCACCGCGAGGGCGGGCAGTACGCCCTCGAGTTCTACACCGAGATCAAGAACATCGCCGTGCCGCTCGGCGAGCACCCCATCCCCAAGTTCGGCAAAAAGGAGGCGTAA
- the hpaB gene encoding 4-hydroxyphenylacetate 3-monooxygenase, oxygenase component — MARTGQEYIEALKENPPNLWIKGEKVEDPTTHPAFKGVVQSMARLYDMQHDPQYKEVLTYTSPTSGKPVGMSFLEPKTREDLAKRSAAYKTWADQTLGMMGRTPDYLNAALTAYGMAADFFAQGDPRFGENVRNYYEYVRENDLCTTHALTNPQVNRGASPANQPDPYIPVGVVKQTAEGIIVRGARMLATLPVADELLVFPSTVLKMEPGNEKYALAFAIPTNTPGLHFICREPLAGTSGYDHPVSSRFEEMDAMCVFDDVLVPWERVFVLNNLEIVNQAYAATGALMHMAHQVVVHKVAKTEAFLGLVSLIAEGIGADAFSHVQEKIAEVIVYLETMKAFWAAAEAKAEVNAYGVMCPDRKTLDGARNLYPRLYQRIHEIVQQIGASGLIMFASEKDFESPLGPFVEKFMQGRNLPAREKTQLFRLAWDMTLSSFGARQALYERYFFGDPVRMHQALFKVYDTEPFKARIRAFLGWKHEEVGA, encoded by the coding sequence ATGGCACGCACCGGACAAGAGTACATCGAGGCCCTCAAGGAAAACCCCCCGAACCTCTGGATCAAAGGCGAGAAGGTCGAGGACCCCACGACCCACCCGGCCTTTAAGGGTGTGGTGCAGTCCATGGCCCGGCTGTACGACATGCAGCACGACCCCCAGTACAAGGAGGTCCTCACCTACACCTCCCCCACCTCCGGCAAGCCGGTGGGGATGAGTTTCCTCGAGCCCAAGACCCGGGAGGACCTCGCGAAGCGCTCCGCGGCGTACAAGACCTGGGCCGACCAGACGCTCGGGATGATGGGGCGCACCCCGGACTACCTGAACGCGGCCCTCACCGCGTACGGCATGGCCGCGGACTTCTTCGCGCAGGGTGACCCCCGGTTCGGGGAGAACGTGCGCAACTACTACGAGTACGTGCGCGAGAATGACCTGTGCACCACCCACGCCCTAACCAACCCCCAGGTAAACCGGGGCGCTTCGCCCGCGAACCAGCCGGACCCGTACATCCCTGTGGGCGTGGTGAAGCAGACCGCGGAAGGCATCATCGTGCGCGGCGCGCGCATGCTGGCCACGCTCCCCGTGGCCGACGAGCTCCTCGTCTTTCCCTCCACCGTCTTGAAGATGGAGCCGGGCAACGAGAAGTACGCCCTGGCCTTCGCCATCCCCACCAACACCCCGGGACTGCACTTCATCTGCCGCGAGCCGCTCGCGGGAACCTCGGGCTACGACCACCCCGTCTCCAGCCGCTTCGAGGAGATGGACGCGATGTGCGTCTTCGACGACGTGCTGGTCCCGTGGGAGCGGGTTTTCGTGCTGAACAACCTCGAGATCGTGAACCAGGCCTACGCCGCGACCGGCGCGCTGATGCACATGGCGCACCAGGTGGTGGTGCACAAGGTCGCCAAGACCGAAGCCTTCTTGGGGCTCGTGAGCCTCATCGCGGAAGGAATCGGCGCGGACGCGTTTAGCCACGTGCAGGAGAAGATCGCTGAGGTGATCGTTTACCTCGAGACGATGAAGGCCTTCTGGGCTGCGGCCGAGGCCAAGGCGGAGGTGAACGCCTACGGCGTGATGTGCCCCGACCGCAAGACGCTCGACGGGGCGCGCAACCTCTACCCCAGGTTGTACCAGCGCATCCACGAGATCGTGCAGCAGATCGGCGCGAGCGGGCTGATCATGTTCGCCTCGGAGAAGGATTTTGAGAGCCCCCTCGGTCCGTTCGTGGAGAAGTTCATGCAGGGCCGGAACCTGCCCGCCCGGGAGAAGACCCAGCTCTTCCGGCTCGCTTGGGACATGACCCTCTCCTCCTTCGGGGCGCGCCAGGCCCTGTACGAGCGGTACTTCTTCGGGGATCCGGTCCGGATGCATCAGGCGCTCTTTAAGGTGTACGACACCGAGCCCTTCAAGGCACGCATCCGGGCGTTTCTCGGCTGGAAACACGAGGAGGTCGGCGCGTGA
- the hpaC gene encoding 4-hydroxyphenylacetate 3-monooxygenase reductase subunit, with protein MKDRFREALSRWASGVTVLTSRDAHEVRGMTASAFSSVSLEPPLVLVCVDERANILPVIERSKRFVVNLLAAQQAHVSDHFAGKSDPALLERPPFPEAGDPVLEGALASLVCTVWALYPGGDHRIVVGEVKEIVLGDERPPLVYWKRAYRRVT; from the coding sequence GTGAAGGACCGGTTCCGCGAAGCGCTTTCGCGGTGGGCGAGCGGGGTGACCGTGCTCACCTCCCGCGACGCGCACGAGGTGCGCGGCATGACCGCCAGCGCGTTCAGCTCGGTCAGCCTCGAGCCGCCCCTCGTGCTGGTCTGCGTGGATGAGCGCGCGAACATCCTGCCCGTCATCGAGCGCTCGAAGCGGTTCGTGGTGAACCTGCTCGCCGCGCAGCAGGCCCACGTGTCCGACCACTTCGCGGGGAAAAGCGACCCGGCATTGCTCGAGCGCCCCCCCTTCCCCGAGGCGGGGGACCCGGTTCTCGAGGGGGCTCTGGCGAGCCTGGTGTGCACGGTGTGGGCGCTGTACCCGGGGGGCGACCACCGCATCGTGGTGGGCGAGGTCAAGGAGATCGTGTTGGGTGACGAACGCCCGCCGCTCGTGTACTGGAAGCGGGCGTACCGGAGGGTGACATGA
- the hpaD gene encoding 3,4-dihydroxyphenylacetate 2,3-dioxygenase codes for MKPNVVRVGHAVLYVKDLEASRRFYVDLLGFNVVHETENALYLRGYEEREWSLKLEVHPEPGLKHLAYKVAGEAELDRVIDLAKAHGLPWREEEERGRPRMVRIQDPFGFPVAFYYRAEKHERLLQAYHRYRGPGIQRLDHFNVLTPDVQGTYQFYAEAFDFRLTEYTEDDEGRMWAAWLHRKGNVHDLALTNGTGPRLHHIAFWLPDLHAIIRAADILAAAMQTDRIERGPGRHGISNAMFVYLRDPDGHRVELYTSDYLTVDPDLEPIRWSLNDPRRQTLWGHQTPKSWFLEGSRVEGFEGGFVALKDSPLKGLPQHVT; via the coding sequence ATGAAACCGAACGTGGTACGTGTAGGGCACGCGGTACTGTACGTGAAGGACCTGGAGGCGTCGCGGCGGTTCTACGTGGACCTCCTGGGGTTCAACGTGGTCCACGAGACCGAGAACGCGCTGTACCTTAGGGGGTACGAGGAACGGGAGTGGTCCTTGAAGCTCGAGGTCCACCCGGAGCCTGGGCTGAAGCACCTGGCGTACAAGGTGGCGGGCGAGGCCGAGCTGGATCGCGTGATCGACCTGGCCAAGGCCCACGGCCTGCCCTGGCGCGAGGAGGAGGAGCGCGGCCGCCCGCGCATGGTGCGGATCCAGGACCCCTTCGGCTTCCCGGTCGCGTTCTACTACCGGGCCGAGAAGCACGAGCGCCTGTTGCAGGCCTACCACCGCTACCGCGGCCCGGGCATTCAGCGGCTCGACCACTTCAACGTCCTGACCCCTGACGTCCAGGGGACCTACCAGTTCTACGCGGAGGCCTTCGACTTCCGCCTTACCGAGTACACCGAGGACGACGAGGGGCGGATGTGGGCCGCGTGGCTGCACCGCAAGGGGAACGTGCACGACCTGGCCCTCACGAACGGCACGGGCCCTCGGCTGCACCACATCGCCTTCTGGCTGCCGGACCTGCACGCGATCATCCGCGCGGCCGACATCCTCGCCGCGGCCATGCAGACGGACCGGATCGAGCGCGGCCCTGGCCGTCACGGGATCTCCAACGCGATGTTCGTGTATCTGCGCGATCCGGACGGGCACCGGGTGGAGCTGTACACCTCGGACTACCTGACCGTGGACCCCGACCTGGAGCCCATTCGTTGGTCGCTCAACGACCCGCGCCGCCAAACGCTCTGGGGCCACCAGACGCCCAAGAGCTGGTTCCTCGAGGGGAGCCGGGTTGAGGGGTTCGAGGGCGGGTTCGTGGCGCTCAAGGACTCGCCGTTGAAGGGGCTGCCGCAGCACGTGACTTGA